A genomic region of Pseudomonas sp. KU43P contains the following coding sequences:
- a CDS encoding SDR family NAD(P)-dependent oxidoreductase, whose translation MHISLNGKRAIVSGSTAGIGLAIVMGLAEAGAEVVVNGRTQARVDEALKTIRQRLPQARIIGIAADLSTAEGAQTLFDQVPHTDILVNNLGIFEPKPFFEIEDADWLRFFDVNVLSAVRLSRHYAQGMAERNWGRVIFLSSESGLQIPTEMVHYGMSKTALLAVSRGLAETLAGTGVTVNSVLPGPTRSEGVGDFFAKLAQEQGVSTDELEANFVAEHRPSSLIKRLATVEEVASMVVYLASMQASATTGAALRVDGGVVRSIA comes from the coding sequence ATGCATATTTCCTTGAACGGCAAGAGGGCCATCGTCAGCGGCTCAACCGCTGGCATCGGCTTGGCCATCGTCATGGGGTTGGCCGAGGCCGGTGCCGAAGTGGTAGTCAACGGCCGCACCCAGGCACGTGTCGACGAAGCCCTGAAAACGATACGCCAGCGCTTGCCCCAAGCGCGCATCATCGGCATCGCCGCAGACCTCAGCACTGCAGAGGGCGCGCAGACCCTGTTCGACCAGGTGCCGCACACCGACATCCTGGTCAACAACCTGGGTATCTTCGAGCCCAAGCCGTTCTTCGAGATCGAGGATGCCGACTGGCTGCGCTTCTTTGACGTCAATGTGCTCAGCGCCGTGCGCCTGTCGCGGCACTACGCCCAGGGCATGGCTGAGCGGAACTGGGGGCGGGTGATCTTCCTGTCCAGTGAGTCGGGGCTGCAGATTCCTACCGAGATGGTGCACTACGGCATGAGCAAGACGGCGCTGCTGGCGGTGTCCCGAGGTTTGGCGGAAACGCTGGCGGGGACCGGCGTGACGGTGAATTCGGTGTTGCCTGGGCCTACGCGTTCGGAAGGGGTGGGCGACTTCTTTGCCAAGCTGGCGCAGGAGCAGGGCGTCAGTACCGATGAGCTGGAAGCCAACTTCGTCGCCGAGCACCGGCCGAGCTCGCTGATCAAGCGGTTGGCGACGGTGGAAGAGGTGGCCAGCATGGTGGTGTACCTGGCTTCGATGCAGGCCAGTGCGACCACAGGGGCGGCGTTGCGGGTGGATGGTGGGGTGGTGCGGTCCATCGCCTGA
- a CDS encoding efflux transporter outer membrane subunit — MKPAVRFSPLMLAVLLAGCTLGPDFQRPDSQAPQQWAALQGEAAASRPLAEPLELRWWETFHDARLSALIQRVAERNLDLQMASARLLQSRALRSTVAADETPSVDANVGYSRARNSAEGLSDPSGHAGKSAFNLWQGDLVAGWELDVWGRVRRQVEAADASVQVAENDRRGVLLALLSETAGNYIQLRAVQHTLEVNRDNLKVAQHSLKLSEDRQAEGVATRLDVAQASAQVASIEARLPSLEAKRDDLINALSLLAAEPPRSLQAELLESGELPAPQQRFAIGLPSELAERRPDIRQAEARLHAATASIGVAKADFYPSIRLSGSVGFQAMQLSDFGAWDSRRFAFGPQLSLPIFEGGRLTGTLQLREAQQQEAALNYRKVVLGAWHEIDDVLRLYNASQLRRDHLAEAVRQNRIALETAQRQYVEGAVDFLNVLTVQGALLASQEQWIDSSAAVSQALVGLYKALGGGWQAFDEPPAKNV, encoded by the coding sequence ATGAAACCCGCAGTACGCTTCAGCCCGTTGATGCTGGCCGTGCTGTTGGCCGGCTGCACCCTAGGCCCGGACTTCCAGCGCCCGGACAGCCAGGCGCCGCAGCAATGGGCAGCGCTGCAAGGCGAAGCTGCAGCGAGCCGGCCTCTGGCCGAACCGCTGGAGCTTCGTTGGTGGGAAACTTTCCACGATGCCCGTTTGAGCGCGCTTATCCAGCGCGTCGCCGAGCGCAACCTCGACCTGCAGATGGCCAGTGCCCGCCTGCTGCAGAGCCGTGCTCTGCGCAGCACCGTGGCGGCCGACGAAACGCCTTCGGTGGACGCCAACGTCGGCTACAGCCGCGCCCGCAACAGCGCCGAAGGCCTGAGCGACCCGTCCGGCCATGCTGGTAAATCGGCCTTCAACCTTTGGCAGGGCGACCTGGTCGCGGGTTGGGAGCTGGACGTGTGGGGCCGTGTGCGGCGCCAGGTGGAAGCTGCCGATGCCAGCGTGCAAGTGGCCGAGAACGACCGCCGTGGCGTGCTGCTGGCGCTGCTCTCGGAAACGGCCGGCAACTACATCCAGTTGCGCGCCGTGCAGCACACCCTGGAGGTGAACCGCGACAACCTGAAGGTTGCCCAGCACAGCTTGAAGTTGTCCGAAGACCGCCAGGCCGAAGGGGTTGCCACCCGCCTGGATGTGGCCCAGGCCAGCGCCCAGGTGGCTTCCATCGAAGCGCGCCTGCCGAGCCTCGAAGCCAAACGTGACGATCTGATCAACGCGCTCAGCCTGCTGGCTGCCGAGCCGCCGCGCAGTCTGCAGGCAGAGTTGCTGGAAAGCGGTGAATTGCCCGCACCACAGCAGCGTTTCGCCATTGGCCTGCCGTCCGAACTGGCCGAACGCCGTCCAGACATTCGCCAGGCCGAAGCACGCCTGCATGCCGCCACGGCCAGCATCGGTGTGGCCAAGGCGGACTTCTACCCCAGTATCCGTCTGTCGGGCAGCGTCGGCTTCCAGGCCATGCAGCTTTCTGACTTCGGTGCCTGGGATTCGCGCCGCTTCGCCTTCGGCCCGCAGCTGTCATTGCCGATCTTCGAGGGTGGACGGCTGACCGGCACTCTGCAACTGCGCGAGGCGCAACAGCAGGAAGCGGCGCTGAACTACCGCAAGGTGGTGCTCGGCGCCTGGCATGAAATCGACGATGTGCTACGCCTGTACAACGCCAGCCAGTTGCGTCGTGACCACCTGGCCGAAGCCGTGCGGCAGAACCGCATCGCCTTGGAGACGGCCCAGCGCCAGTACGTTGAGGGGGCGGTGGACTTTCTCAACGTGCTGACTGTGCAAGGGGCGTTGCTGGCCAGCCAAGAGCAGTGGATCGACAGTTCGGCCGCGGTGTCGCAAGCGCTGGTGGGGCTGTACAAGGCGCTGGGCGGTGGATGGCAGGCTTTTGATGAGCCGCCTGCCAAGAACGTGTGA
- a CDS encoding HlyD family secretion protein — translation MTNNRKTIVIGSVLAVAVLAGLVGPWIFGSDHRQSTNDAYVIADYTVVAPKVAGFIKEVLVEDNQQVQAGQLLATIDARDYQAALDAAQAQLLVAKAQSADARATLERQASLIAQAEAAVKAAQAETAFADHEVNRYSRLAEQGAGTVQNAQQARSRVDQARARLANTQAARVATRKQVDILTAQVASADGQLKRAEAGLEKAQLDLSYTRITAPVDGMVGERALRVGAFVNPGARLLSVVPLQHAYVVGNFQETQLTHVQPGQPVSISVDTFSGETLKGHVESIAPATGVTFAAVKPDNATGNFTKVVQRIPVKIVFDDGQPLLERLRVGMSVEATIDTHGDTLAGKEVSAR, via the coding sequence ATGACCAACAACCGTAAGACAATCGTGATCGGCTCGGTACTGGCCGTGGCCGTGCTGGCCGGGCTCGTCGGCCCCTGGATATTTGGCAGCGACCACCGGCAGAGCACCAACGATGCCTACGTGATCGCCGACTACACCGTTGTGGCGCCGAAGGTCGCAGGCTTCATCAAAGAGGTGCTGGTCGAGGACAACCAGCAGGTGCAGGCTGGCCAGCTGCTGGCGACCATCGATGCCCGTGACTACCAGGCCGCCCTGGATGCCGCACAGGCCCAGTTGCTGGTGGCCAAGGCGCAAAGCGCCGACGCCCGGGCCACCCTGGAGCGCCAGGCTTCGCTGATCGCCCAGGCCGAGGCCGCGGTAAAGGCCGCACAGGCCGAAACGGCTTTTGCCGACCATGAGGTCAACCGCTACAGCCGCCTGGCCGAGCAAGGTGCCGGCACCGTGCAGAACGCCCAGCAGGCGCGCAGCCGGGTCGACCAGGCCCGTGCACGGCTGGCCAATACCCAGGCGGCGCGGGTGGCGACACGCAAGCAGGTGGACATTCTCACGGCCCAGGTGGCCAGTGCCGACGGCCAGTTGAAACGTGCCGAGGCGGGCCTTGAAAAGGCCCAGCTTGACCTGTCTTACACCCGCATCACTGCACCGGTCGACGGCATGGTGGGCGAGCGCGCGCTGCGCGTCGGCGCTTTCGTCAACCCGGGGGCGCGCCTGCTGTCGGTGGTGCCGCTGCAGCACGCTTACGTGGTCGGCAACTTCCAGGAAACCCAGCTCACCCATGTGCAGCCGGGCCAGCCAGTGAGTATCAGCGTCGATACCTTCTCCGGTGAAACCCTCAAGGGCCATGTCGAAAGCATCGCCCCGGCCACCGGCGTGACCTTCGCGGCGGTGAAGCCGGACAACGCCACCGGCAACTTCACCAAGGTGGTGCAGCGTATACCGGTGAAGATCGTCTTCGATGACGGCCAGCCACTGCTCGAACGCCTGCGCGTGGGCATGTCGGTCGAAGCGACCATCGATACCCACGGCGACACGCTCGCCGGCAAAGAGGTGAGCGCCCGATGA